One stretch of Aigarchaeota archaeon DNA includes these proteins:
- a CDS encoding phosphoribosyltransferase family protein, which yields MSRLTYVLKYEGQEYYELEVRGFRRKLPLVQVSPDTWIAYFDSLGDKEFIDHCAKELYKHLLTCDVLMTTESKGIALVHELANMLNHKFYVVCRKEIKPFMHDPIFVSYKPITSSKELVLCIDGRYKEKIAGKRVGIIDDIVSTGETLSAMERIVTRAGGTVEKKAAILLEGSERNDVVYLGILPIFKRMT from the coding sequence GTGAGTAGGTTGACGTACGTGCTGAAATACGAAGGGCAGGAATACTATGAGCTGGAGGTGAGAGGGTTCAGAAGAAAGTTGCCTCTCGTTCAAGTATCTCCAGACACATGGATCGCATACTTTGACAGCCTGGGCGACAAGGAATTCATAGATCATTGTGCGAAGGAGCTTTATAAACACCTATTGACCTGCGACGTCCTCATGACGACCGAGAGCAAAGGTATAGCGCTTGTCCACGAACTGGCGAACATGTTGAACCATAAGTTTTATGTTGTCTGCAGAAAAGAGATTAAACCATTCATGCACGATCCCATATTTGTGTCCTATAAACCAATAACCTCTAGCAAGGAGTTGGTACTTTGCATTGACGGAAGATATAAGGAGAAAATTGCCGGTAAGAGAGTCGGCATAATAGATGACATAGTTAGCACAGGAGAAACTTTAAGTGCTATGGAAAGAATCGTCACAAGGGCCGGCGGAACGGTCGAAAAGAAGGCTGCTATACTCCTAGAAGGTAGCGAGCGTAATGACGTAGTTTATCTGGGCATCTTACCGATATTCAAGAGGATGACGTAG
- a CDS encoding DNA methyltransferase, with the protein MNIRCTVLSTDIPDSWKYAGDGWGSSLHRICSRTGSFPPALAHYFVKKYSRRGDIVLDPFSGKGTLPLEACLNGRVGIGNDLAPEAYVITRAKVNPVTLYDVKEWICKTREKWSPESYDVDEVSDDVRVFFSKYTLRQILAIREILMDDDSDLANFIKALMCGILHGPTKIHLSIPCSHAFSMSPKYIRRFAKKNGLKKPRRDVLKCLLMKAERVLADGLPKVRGMATMEDARKLTLEDESVNLIVTSPPYFNMQTYAWDNWLRLWFLGYDYLDVKNKLFQSESKQKFKVFMLESLKEMFRVLKNNSACFVVVGDVKLNGYYINMAEMIAPIAESVGFTVARLISDSIPKSNKHLMYIKEEEGVSRERILELHKGNPIYNDEPVAWAKVTMEVFA; encoded by the coding sequence ATGAACATTCGTTGCACGGTTTTAAGCACAGATATACCTGACTCTTGGAAGTACGCAGGCGACGGTTGGGGTTCGAGCCTACACAGAATATGCTCCAGAACCGGCTCGTTCCCTCCTGCTCTTGCCCACTATTTTGTGAAAAAATACTCTAGACGCGGTGACATAGTCCTCGACCCATTTTCTGGAAAGGGTACGCTGCCCCTCGAAGCGTGCCTGAACGGAAGAGTTGGTATAGGCAACGACCTGGCGCCAGAGGCATACGTAATAACTAGGGCAAAAGTGAACCCGGTTACTTTGTATGATGTAAAGGAATGGATATGCAAGACGAGAGAAAAATGGAGCCCAGAAAGTTATGATGTCGACGAAGTGAGTGATGACGTTCGTGTATTCTTCAGCAAATACACGCTCAGACAGATATTGGCGATAAGAGAAATACTGATGGACGACGATTCGGATCTAGCAAACTTTATAAAAGCTCTCATGTGTGGGATACTCCACGGTCCCACCAAGATACATTTAAGCATACCGTGTTCCCATGCTTTCTCGATGTCTCCGAAGTACATACGGCGTTTTGCAAAGAAGAACGGTCTAAAAAAACCCAGGAGGGACGTGCTAAAGTGCCTCCTTATGAAGGCTGAGAGGGTTTTGGCAGATGGTCTGCCAAAAGTTAGGGGCATGGCTACGATGGAAGATGCCAGGAAGTTAACGCTGGAGGACGAAAGCGTCAACCTGATAGTTACCTCTCCGCCATACTTTAACATGCAGACTTATGCTTGGGATAATTGGCTTAGGTTATGGTTTTTAGGATATGACTACTTAGACGTGAAAAATAAACTATTCCAGTCCGAATCGAAGCAAAAGTTCAAAGTCTTTATGCTTGAATCCCTGAAAGAAATGTTCAGGGTATTAAAGAACAATTCAGCTTGCTTTGTAGTTGTTGGTGATGTGAAGCTAAACGGTTACTACATCAACATGGCAGAGATGATAGCGCCGATAGCTGAAAGTGTAGGCTTTACTGTTGCTAGGTTGATTTCAGACTCCATACCGAAGTCGAATAAACACCTTATGTACATAAAAGAGGAAGAAGGTGTAAGCCGAGAGAGGATACTAGAACTCCACAAAGGCAATCCAATATATAACGACGAACCCGTCGCTTGGGCTAAGGTAACCATGGAGGTTTTTGCATGA
- a CDS encoding acyl-CoA/acyl-ACP dehydrogenase — translation MDFDFTEEQELFRKSVREYCQKNLASRLLDIEEGGRIPQEIIEGLASIGVLAMTVSPEKGGAGADAVTAGIAGEEIGRADVSCATAVFYLVPAAWGYIFDKYGDPELSKKVLSKVTKGRAFVGIATTEPAAGSDLANIRMTAVKKGSTYILNGEKLYTSGVKEVMELLPEGGGFLTLAKTDPSKGARGMSLFYVPIKEVSGEVSVTYLKEMGRKGISTGGFSLKDVEIPEENMVGPENRGFYICMEGFDFARSIISVVCCGAAMAALEMVMDYIKQRNVFGNPLAKYEGVQFKLAENYAKLDAVRLLGYRALWMFDKEQREGRFTRFEVTKAAAEAKMLAPWVAFDAINDAMQWYGAYGYMAECPLQIALRGVRSYMWAEGATEIMKIIVARELLGKEYIAYR, via the coding sequence TTGGATTTCGATTTTACCGAGGAGCAAGAGCTTTTTAGAAAGTCCGTTAGAGAATATTGTCAAAAGAACTTAGCCTCAAGGCTCCTAGATATAGAGGAAGGTGGCAGAATACCTCAGGAGATAATTGAAGGCTTAGCGAGCATAGGAGTCCTTGCGATGACAGTATCGCCCGAAAAAGGCGGAGCGGGTGCGGATGCCGTGACTGCAGGCATAGCAGGCGAGGAAATAGGTAGAGCTGACGTATCTTGCGCTACTGCCGTCTTTTACCTCGTTCCCGCAGCATGGGGCTATATATTTGACAAATACGGAGACCCCGAACTCTCAAAGAAGGTTCTTTCAAAGGTTACAAAGGGTAGAGCATTCGTCGGAATAGCAACCACAGAGCCAGCAGCCGGTTCAGACCTTGCCAACATACGGATGACTGCCGTAAAGAAGGGTAGCACATACATCCTTAACGGTGAGAAGCTTTACACCTCTGGCGTAAAGGAGGTAATGGAGCTTCTACCTGAAGGTGGTGGCTTCCTCACTTTGGCAAAGACCGACCCATCAAAAGGAGCGAGGGGCATGTCGCTGTTTTACGTACCAATAAAGGAGGTTTCTGGAGAGGTCAGCGTTACGTACCTCAAAGAGATGGGAAGGAAGGGCATATCGACCGGAGGCTTTTCGTTAAAGGACGTAGAGATCCCTGAAGAGAATATGGTCGGACCGGAGAATAGGGGATTCTACATTTGCATGGAGGGCTTTGACTTTGCTAGGTCGATAATATCGGTTGTCTGTTGTGGTGCGGCCATGGCGGCTCTTGAGATGGTGATGGATTATATAAAACAAAGGAACGTCTTTGGCAACCCGTTGGCCAAATATGAAGGTGTGCAGTTTAAGCTGGCAGAGAACTATGCAAAGCTTGATGCCGTGAGACTTTTAGGTTATAGAGCATTATGGATGTTCGATAAGGAGCAGAGAGAAGGCAGGTTCACGAGGTTCGAGGTAACGAAGGCGGCCGCAGAAGCTAAAATGTTGGCACCATGGGTAGCGTTTGATGCGATAAACGATGCTATGCAGTGGTATGGAGCATACGGTTACATGGCCGAGTGTCCTCTTCAGATAGCATTGAGGGGTGTGAGATCTTACATGTGGGCCGAAGGTGCTACAGAGATAATGAAGATAATAGTGGCAAGGGAGCTGCTTGGTAAAGAGTACATAGCATATAGGTAA
- a CDS encoding endonuclease III, with protein sequence MDEETFVKIINLLAERYGIQAPVHLDSLDPFKVLVGTVLSHRTRDEVTDLAFRRLFSKYKNVEEIANAPLDDITRLIKPVGFYKEKAKRIKEIAKLILERYGGQVPRSRELLMELPGVGYKTADIVLSVAYGEPIVAVDTHVETISKRLGIVGWNAKYEEIRKGIERITPPHMRRIVNRVLVTFGKEICRKPRPKCESCPITAYCEWYTKKTLSR encoded by the coding sequence TTGGACGAGGAAACCTTCGTAAAAATAATTAACTTGCTAGCTGAGCGTTACGGTATTCAGGCTCCCGTACATTTAGATAGCCTTGACCCGTTCAAAGTACTCGTGGGTACGGTACTTTCGCATAGAACCCGCGATGAGGTGACGGATTTAGCATTCAGAAGACTATTCTCAAAGTATAAGAACGTCGAGGAGATCGCAAATGCACCACTCGATGATATAACGCGCCTGATAAAGCCCGTAGGATTTTACAAGGAAAAGGCTAAAAGGATAAAGGAAATCGCAAAGTTGATACTTGAGCGTTATGGCGGCCAAGTCCCAAGAAGCAGGGAGCTACTTATGGAACTTCCAGGTGTAGGCTACAAAACAGCAGATATAGTGTTATCGGTCGCCTACGGTGAACCTATCGTGGCCGTAGATACACATGTCGAGACGATCTCGAAAAGGCTTGGAATAGTTGGTTGGAACGCGAAGTACGAAGAGATAAGAAAGGGTATAGAGAGGATTACGCCGCCGCATATGAGAAGGATTGTAAACAGAGTGTTAGTTACGTTCGGAAAGGAAATATGCAGGAAGCCAAGACCAAAATGCGAATCCTGTCCGATAACTGCTTACTGCGAATGGTATACGAAGAAGACTTTGTCGCGTTAG
- a CDS encoding CDGSH iron-sulfur domain-containing protein, which produces MTQEEKIVKIVVRKNGPYRVYGSFQLVDYEDNAFQLPTDKEFISLCRCGASENKPFCDGSHHKINFQADTKAKK; this is translated from the coding sequence ATGACTCAAGAAGAAAAAATAGTAAAGATAGTAGTTCGCAAAAACGGTCCCTATAGGGTTTATGGGTCTTTCCAACTCGTGGATTACGAGGACAACGCTTTCCAGCTACCTACGGATAAAGAGTTTATCTCCCTTTGTAGGTGCGGCGCCTCGGAAAATAAGCCGTTTTGTGACGGATCACATCACAAGATAAACTTCCAGGCCGATACTAAGGCCAAGAAGTAA
- a CDS encoding ABC transporter substrate-binding protein — MMKRRNLLIITTVVIVALVLIASLIFLPKEETKYSIKIGNVPAITYAPTYVAISLFMDDVGINATYVAFPSGTKAREALITGEIDFASLSTVHVPIARLKDRPLKIIMSLHSREIFSLMVRSELKDTVKDVKDLKGLRLGFSAPGAGSWAFAVYLLKKAGLEPGKDVEMVAVGELSTMYSALKAGKVDAAMTWDPLTTQLIESGEAYALVDLYDPEQHAKLLGDEAMSQVLVTNENLISKNPGLVERVVRAHEMALEFIKKEDTRKVAEILQPYFKGMDITLLEKVLKRIKEAIPEDGSLSESAYYADLVPLIETGVLEKGVKFEEAVDWRFVGRRP, encoded by the coding sequence ATGATGAAGCGACGAAACTTATTGATAATAACGACAGTCGTCATCGTAGCACTCGTCCTAATCGCTTCCCTTATTTTCTTGCCCAAAGAGGAAACCAAGTACAGCATCAAGATAGGTAACGTTCCAGCGATAACATACGCTCCAACATACGTTGCGATTAGTCTCTTCATGGACGACGTGGGTATAAATGCGACCTACGTAGCGTTCCCGAGCGGCACTAAGGCAAGGGAGGCCCTCATAACCGGCGAGATAGACTTTGCCTCACTATCAACGGTGCACGTACCCATAGCTAGGCTTAAGGATAGGCCCCTGAAGATAATAATGTCGCTGCACTCCCGAGAAATATTTTCGCTGATGGTCAGGTCGGAATTGAAGGATACCGTTAAGGATGTTAAAGACCTGAAAGGTTTGAGGCTGGGTTTCTCGGCACCTGGTGCGGGAAGTTGGGCGTTTGCTGTCTACCTCTTAAAAAAAGCCGGACTCGAACCTGGGAAGGATGTAGAAATGGTGGCCGTTGGAGAACTTTCGACAATGTACTCAGCCTTAAAGGCTGGAAAGGTTGACGCAGCCATGACGTGGGATCCGTTGACGACGCAGCTGATAGAAAGTGGTGAGGCTTACGCTTTGGTAGATCTCTACGACCCGGAACAGCACGCCAAGTTGTTGGGAGATGAAGCGATGTCGCAGGTCTTAGTCACGAATGAGAACCTCATATCTAAGAATCCTGGCCTCGTCGAGAGGGTCGTGAGGGCTCACGAGATGGCCTTGGAGTTCATTAAGAAAGAGGATACCAGGAAGGTTGCCGAGATCCTCCAACCGTACTTCAAGGGTATGGATATAACGTTACTTGAGAAGGTCTTGAAGAGGATAAAAGAGGCTATACCTGAGGATGGTAGCCTAAGCGAGTCAGCCTACTACGCTGACCTAGTGCCGTTAATCGAAACTGGTGTTCTAGAGAAAGGTGTGAAGTTCGAAGAAGCCGTAGACTGGAGATTTGTCGGCAGGAGACCTTAA
- a CDS encoding ABC transporter ATP-binding protein, translating into MNTECVSVDGLSVSYLSSTGRLEALRNVSFKVYDGEFVTIVGPSGCGKTTLLNAIAGLLTFRKDVLMDGKVFVKNARSIGYVFQRDALLPWRTVIDNVALGLEIRKFPKEKRKDIALGFLKMVGLEDYENKYPRELSVGMRQRVALVRAIAYDPEIILMDEPLGSLDAQTRMALQDEVLMIHERTRKTVLMVTHDIAEAIILSDRVLVMSSRPGSVKSEYFIELPKPRSAFSSRLEPEFNRLYRLILDDLKEGIRSGRQDLRERGRYGS; encoded by the coding sequence ATGAATACGGAATGCGTATCGGTTGACGGACTGAGCGTCTCTTATCTTTCATCGACGGGAAGACTTGAGGCGCTTCGGAACGTGTCATTCAAAGTATACGACGGCGAATTCGTCACAATAGTTGGTCCAAGCGGTTGTGGGAAGACTACATTACTTAATGCCATAGCAGGTCTGCTAACTTTTCGAAAGGATGTGTTGATGGACGGCAAGGTATTCGTCAAGAATGCCAGAAGTATAGGTTACGTTTTTCAAAGAGATGCGCTCCTTCCTTGGAGGACGGTCATCGATAACGTCGCGCTAGGTCTCGAAATCAGAAAATTTCCAAAGGAAAAAAGAAAGGATATAGCGCTAGGCTTCTTGAAAATGGTTGGACTTGAAGATTACGAGAATAAGTATCCACGTGAACTATCCGTGGGTATGAGACAGAGGGTTGCGTTGGTTAGGGCTATCGCATATGATCCGGAAATCATACTTATGGATGAGCCGCTCGGCTCGCTTGACGCCCAAACTAGGATGGCTCTTCAGGATGAGGTACTGATGATACATGAGAGGACACGAAAGACCGTGCTAATGGTTACGCACGACATAGCCGAGGCCATAATATTGAGTGACAGAGTACTCGTGATGAGCAGCAGACCTGGTAGCGTAAAGTCAGAGTACTTCATCGAATTACCAAAACCCAGGTCCGCATTCAGTTCAAGACTCGAGCCAGAATTTAATAGGCTTTATAGGCTCATACTGGATGACCTAAAGGAAGGTATACGATCGGGTCGGCAAGATCTCCGTGAACGTGGAAGGTACGGGTCATGA
- a CDS encoding ABC transporter permease, translating into MKFLKNSWTLHLRRLMLLITFLFLWEALAGGIHPSFSLFDPFYSSSPTRIARELYVLFFQENILKDILITLGEAFAGLVIGIASGVALGLIFAYSEPIASTFEPLMSALNSIPRPALAPLVIFWFGIGIFSKIFLAWSIVFFVIFYNTYLGIKSIDPDILNVMRVMNASRFQTMRIVILPSVASWIFAGLRLSISYALIGAIIGEFVGATAGIGYQLIYAEGLLMSDRLYALVLIIAVMGATLVEITKRVESKLLRWRPEVIL; encoded by the coding sequence ATGAAGTTCCTAAAGAATAGCTGGACGTTACATCTAAGGCGTTTAATGCTTCTGATAACGTTCTTATTTCTTTGGGAAGCCTTAGCCGGTGGAATACACCCATCTTTTTCACTCTTCGACCCATTTTACTCGAGTAGTCCAACCCGTATTGCACGCGAACTATACGTGCTTTTCTTCCAAGAGAACATCCTAAAGGATATACTCATAACGCTTGGAGAAGCTTTCGCAGGTCTTGTTATAGGTATAGCGAGCGGTGTAGCTTTAGGTCTAATTTTCGCCTACTCAGAGCCGATAGCCTCTACATTCGAACCGCTAATGTCTGCGCTGAACTCCATTCCTAGACCGGCACTTGCACCATTAGTCATCTTCTGGTTTGGTATTGGAATCTTCTCTAAGATATTCCTAGCATGGTCGATCGTGTTCTTTGTCATATTCTACAACACCTATCTCGGTATAAAATCCATAGACCCGGATATACTGAACGTCATGAGGGTCATGAACGCCAGCAGGTTTCAGACGATGCGAATAGTTATTCTGCCATCCGTGGCATCATGGATATTTGCAGGTCTAAGGCTTAGCATCTCGTATGCTCTCATAGGCGCGATAATAGGAGAATTCGTCGGCGCAACTGCAGGTATTGGATACCAACTCATCTATGCCGAGGGACTCTTAATGAGTGATAGGCTCTATGCGCTAGTTTTGATAATTGCTGTCATGGGTGCTACACTCGTGGAAATTACCAAACGGGTAGAAAGCAAACTCTTAAGATGGAGACCGGAAGTCATTCTTTAA
- the nadC gene encoding carboxylating nicotinate-nucleotide diphosphorylase, whose translation MSLRRQLLKFLEEDLGWGDVTSELLIPEDALGKGVVIAKEPGIMCGGDEAKELADLVNLNVKVLKKDGEPFDKGEVLLELTGSVRNILSVERVLLNLLAHMCGVATHTRRIVEKVRRVNPNVRVAATRKTLPGLRFFEKKAVRIGGGDTHRYDLSSMVLIKDNHIAVLGDVRLAVERAKKLASFAIKVEVEVSNVKDALEAAKGGADIIMLDNMEPSEIKEVIKTLEAAGLRERLLIEASGGITEENVVEYATTGVDIISIGEITHSARSIDISLDVMIVKE comes from the coding sequence ATGAGTTTGAGGAGGCAGCTGCTTAAATTCCTTGAAGAGGATTTAGGCTGGGGAGATGTAACGAGCGAGTTATTAATTCCGGAAGATGCGTTAGGTAAAGGGGTTGTGATAGCAAAAGAGCCGGGCATAATGTGTGGTGGTGATGAAGCTAAAGAGCTGGCAGATCTGGTTAATCTTAACGTTAAAGTCCTCAAGAAGGATGGAGAACCTTTTGATAAGGGCGAAGTCTTGCTGGAACTCACAGGCAGCGTAAGGAATATTTTATCGGTCGAGAGGGTTCTCCTAAACCTACTTGCGCATATGTGCGGTGTAGCTACACATACGAGAAGGATTGTTGAGAAAGTACGTCGAGTAAACCCAAATGTAAGGGTTGCGGCCACGAGAAAGACGTTACCGGGTTTAAGGTTTTTCGAGAAGAAAGCCGTAAGGATAGGTGGCGGCGATACTCATAGATACGATTTGTCGAGCATGGTGCTGATAAAGGACAACCACATAGCTGTCCTAGGCGACGTTAGGTTAGCGGTCGAGAGAGCAAAAAAGCTCGCGAGCTTTGCTATAAAAGTTGAAGTTGAAGTTTCGAACGTGAAGGATGCGCTCGAAGCTGCGAAAGGGGGTGCCGATATAATAATGCTCGACAACATGGAACCATCCGAAATCAAAGAGGTGATCAAAACGTTAGAAGCAGCCGGATTACGGGAAAGACTGTTAATCGAAGCATCAGGCGGTATCACCGAAGAGAATGTCGTTGAATATGCAACAACCGGTGTGGACATAATCTCAATAGGTGAGATTACGCACTCCGCTAGGTCTATAGATATTAGTTTAGATGTTATGATAGTTAAAGAATGA